A single genomic interval of Helianthus annuus cultivar XRQ/B chromosome 13, HanXRQr2.0-SUNRISE, whole genome shotgun sequence harbors:
- the LOC110897867 gene encoding GATA transcription factor 15 yields MGDLSDKGSECDDMMNCKSSPERGGSVSSDGGSHLIKTCADCGTTKTPLWRGGPAGPKSLCNACGIRSRKKRRALLAMAKEDKKAKKSAAAATTTSGGDSQSSGLTSSKSENTDDFCLKRRLMALGSEVVLQRPRSKITKRRKLGEEEQAAILLMALSCGSIFA; encoded by the exons ATGGGCGATTTAAGTGATAAG GGTTCAGAGTGTGATGATATGATGAACTGCAAAAGCAGTCCGGAAAGAGGCGGATCGGTTTCATCGGACGGTGGGAGTCACTTGATCAAAACTTGTGCTGATTGTGGGACCACTAAAACTCCTCTCTGGAGAGGCGGCCCAGCTGGCCCTAAG TCTCTATGCAATGCTTGTGGGATCAGAAGCAGGAAGAAGAGAAGAGCTCTGTTGGCAATGGCAAAGGAAGACAAAAAAGCAAAGAAAAGCGCGGCGGCAGCCACCACAACCTCGGGCGGAGATAGTCAATCAAGCGGTTTGACCAGCAGCAAGAGTGAGAACACAGATGATTTTTGTTTGAAGAGGAGATTAATGGCTCTTGGATCAGAGGTGGTTTTGCAGAGACCAAGatcaaaaataacaaaaaggAGGAAGCTTGGTGAAGAAGAACAAGCTGCAATATTATTAATGGCTTTATCTTGTGGTTCTATTTTtgcttaa